Proteins encoded within one genomic window of Besnoitia besnoiti strain Bb-Ger1 chromosome II, whole genome shotgun sequence:
- a CDS encoding SAG-related sequence (encoded by transcript BESB_038370), translating to MARGARTASFAVAAAWCLLARHGASLADNVQVVTKEACPGGNLALSLPVGQSSLTFKCGEGVSTLDPASELDVYKEGAQKPEKTQLTAVINGATLSPSDSDRGHTLKVSDEIRPKNDTKLIYYCWDKTNPSDTDRLRTQEALPPETPADYCKVTITVWGTSTPEKPQQIPPRPPENGDETPVEGAKDVYTCSAGKVTDITVSEPNAEVKMKCTNKGTFKPKKTTDAFDGACQSVNALSSLVPGATRKDEGGIYTLTIPSLPDEPEAKELCYLCEPVEAGEAQSAGQGCQFQIRFNGAAAESGVAQDGRRRTLDLFIIVLWEVGLAKDFSISFFSRRVPA from the exons ATGGCAAGGGGCGCGCGAACGGCAAGCTTTGCTGTGGCTGCGGCATGGTGCTTGCTGGCAAGGCATGGCGCCAGTTTGGCTGACAACGTCCAAGTTGTCACGAAGGAGGCATGTCCAGGCGGAAATCTTGCATTATCGCTGCCGGTTGGACAGAGTAGTCTGACGTTCAAGTGCGGAGAAGGCGTTTCTACACTAGATCCTGCCAGCGAGCTTGATGTGTACAAGGAAGGAGCACAGAAACCGGAAAAAACACAACTAACTGCAGTGATCAATGGGGCAACTCTCAGTCCCAGCGATTCTGACAGAGGGCACACTCTCAAGGTTTCTGACGAGATCAGACCGAAGAACGACACCAAGCTAATCTACTACTGTTGGGATAAAACGAACCCTTCAGATACGGATAGACTCCGTACCCAAGAAGCGCTGCCTCCGGAGACGCCTGCCGACTACTGCAAGGTCACAATCACAGTCTGGGGAACATCCACGCCGGAAAAACCTCAGCAGATCCCTCCACGTCCCCCTGAAAATGGAGATGAAACTCCCGTTGAGGGTGCGAAGGACGTGTACACGTGCTCCGCAGGCAAAGTCACTGACATTACCGTTTCGGAACCCAATGCAGAAGTGAAGATGAAATGCACCAACAAAGGCACTTTCAAGCCCAAGAAGACAACGGATGCATTCGACGGCGCATGCCAGAGTGTCAACGCTTTGAGCAGCCTTGTTCCGGGTGCCACCAGGAAGGACGAGGGCGGCATTTATACTCTCACCATTCCCAGCCTTCCGGACGAACCTGAGGCGAAAGAGCTCTGCTACCTTTGCGAGCCGGTGGAAGCTGGCGAAGCCCAGAGTGCTGGACAGGGATGCCAATTCCAAATCAGGTTTAACGGAGCAGCAGCCGAGTCGGGCGTGGCTCAG GACGGCAGACGTCGCACTCTGGATCTCTTcatcattgtgttatgggAAGTGGGGCTAGCTAAGGATTTCAGTatctcgtttttctctcgcagAGTGCCTGCATAG
- a CDS encoding hypothetical protein (encoded by transcript BESB_038380): protein MVSLAKVALALCLLIGKQMCLAVGTVHEVSKDTCKDGAVAFELPAERDSVAFKCISPLVNLNPSDPQYVFKNASAPQESRVKLSGEISGAILENNKPETGENTLTVSFQHKPSQPVELTYICQQEAVSGDTPSVAADREADQADPKFCKVTITVAAKSSPEQPEQEPSEQSGGGNENNGPTAPKDVYECSPDKATEITVSEPRSDVKMKCTDSLVFQPEEKANAFDAGCESVKSLSSLVPGAGRHDEEDIHILSIPRLPEGSKSMALCYQCRPAANLEGKNAEKSCQFKITVKPASSADSGVGGVRDQSTSFSAAAVVAATFAIGSL, encoded by the coding sequence ATGGTGAGCCTGGCCAAGGTGGCTCTGGCCTTGTGCTTGCTGATTGGAAAGCAAATGTGCTTGGCTGTGGGGACAGTCCACGAAGTCAGCAAAGACACGTGCAAAGACGGCGCGGTTGCGTTCGAGTTGCCCGCTGAACGGGACAGTGTGGCTTTCAAGTGCATTTCGCCATTGGTTAATCTCAACCCATCCGACCCACAATATGTTTTCAAGaatgcgtctgcgccgcaggagtCGAGGGTCAAATTGAGTGGGGAGATAAGTGGAGCTATTTTAGAAAATAACAAGCCGGAAACGGGAGAAAACACGCTCACAGTTTCCTTCCAGCACAAACCATCTCAGCCAGTGGAGCTCACGTACATTTGTCAGCAAGAAGCTGTGAGCGGAGATACCCCGTCCGTCGCTGCCGACCGCGAGGCCGACCAGGCAGACCCAAAGTTTTGCAAAGTGACCATCACTGTCGCTGCCAAATCATCGCCGGAACAACCTGAGCAGGAACCCTCTGAGCAGTCTGGAGGCGGCAATGAAAACAACGGTCCCACTGCACCAAAGGATGTGTACGAGTGCTCGCCGGACAAAGCGACAGAGATTACCGTATCGGAACCGAGATCCGACGTGAAGATGAAGTGCACCGACAGCCTCGTTTTCCAGCCTGAAGAGAAAGCCAACGCATTTGACGCTGGCTGCGAAAGTGTGAAGTCTCTGAGCTCCCTTGTTCCTGGGGCCGGGAGGCATGATGAAGAAGACATTCATATTCTGAGCATTCCGAGATTGCCGGAGGGATCTAAATCCATGGCTCTCTGCTACCAGTGCAGACCCGCAGCAAATCTTGAGGGGAAGAACGCTGAGAAGAGCTGTCAATTCAAAATCACGGTGAAGCCAGCTTCCTCGGCTGATTCGGGTGTGGGCGGTGTGCGCGATCAATCAACTTCGTTTTCGGCAGCTGCGGTCGTTGCTGCTACTTTCGCGATCGGTTCTTTGTGA
- a CDS encoding SAG-related sequence (encoded by transcript BESB_038390), translating to MGGTVRMLGLTTVVAVLCVLPVNGDEAVSGGTVVVHDVTPTSCKDGKLELPLPAKQEKLVFKCGDSLSHLNPSDAGYVYQGETASKESKKLMSEVISGASLQSKTPAENQNTLAVPSDRRPDQGVKVTFICQKDPVQGDPIKPSENTCTVTVNIEGKKQPEKEEEKPSGEEGKADTPSPAETHTCSAGKVEEISVSKATTEVKMKCPHGLTFKPVEACHAYAANCQDSVPLKSLLTGAERKDAGDIHTLSVSILPEGSESKVLCYRCDAGDAGAGKTKEQECQFRITVKGADSVDSGVDLVAVRTGVSLSMVGAFVAVVSEMVSE from the coding sequence ATGGGCGGTACTGTCAGGATGCTGGGCCTTACCACAGTTGTCGCAGTTCTGTGCGTGCTGCCTGTAAACGGGGACGAAGCAGTCTCGGGTGGAACGGTTGTGGTCCATGATGTGACCCCCACTTCATGCAAAGATGGGAAACTTGAGTTGCCGTTACCAGCCAAACAGGAGAAACTGGTTTTCAAGTGTGGCGATTCACTTTCTCACCTCAACCCCTCCGACGCTGGCTACGTCTACCAGGGAGAGACCGCGTCTAAGGAGTCGAAAAAGCTTATGAGCGAGGTAATCTCCGGGGCAAGTCTTCAAAGTAAGACTCCAGCTGAAAATCAAAATACTCTCGCTGTCCCCAGCGACCGCAGGCCTGATCAAGGAGTAAAGGTGACATTCATTTGCCAGAAGGATCCCGTTCAGGGAGACCCGATCAAGCCTTCCGAAAACACGTGCACGGTAACTGTCAACATCGAGGGCAAAAAACAGcccgagaaagaagaggaaaaaccatcaggcgaagaaggcaagGCGGACACGCCCTCACCGGCAGAGACCCACACATGCTCTGCGGGCAAAGTGGAAGAAATTTCAGTCTCCAAAGCGACAACCGAAGTGAAGATGAAATGCCCCCACGGTCTCACCTTCAAGCCCGTCGAAGCATGCCACGCATATGCGGCCAACTGCCAGGACAGCGTGCCTCTGAAGTCCCTACTCACGGGAGCTGAGAGGAAGGACGCCGGTGACATCCACACTTTGAGTGTTTCCATCCTCCCCGAGGGCTCTGAGTCAAAAGTTCTTTGCTACCGTTgcgacgctggcgacgctgGTGCCGGCAAGACGAAAGAGCAAGAATGTCAATTCCGAATTACTGTTAAGGGTGCTGATTCAGTTGATTCAGGGGTTGATCTAGTGGCTGTGCGGACGGGTGTCAGTCTGTCGATGGTCGGCGCATTCGTTGCCGTCGTGTCTGAGATGGTTTCCGAGTGA
- a CDS encoding SAG-related sequence (encoded by transcript BESB_038400) — MPIGKDILKFKCEDDFPTLEPEDKLQVYKQLSSTGAVKMALNQAINGATLDPSIPGGEHTLNVPKDNRPREDTTLIYYCWKKQSAESHSLRTVDEKPPAAAPHCKVTVTVSGTSPQSSAEQERPPPSEGENENHSSFPPNDIYRCAAGEPTETTVSEPNSEVKMKCADEFTFQPTETSEAFDGECASIKSLAELVPGAERKDGHGIHSLRIPSLPEGSESKALCYQCQPASNVEAKKDEKSCQFKIRVKPTAAADSSAGRGVSGHSTLFLAGAVVAAGFATASE; from the coding sequence ATGCCGATTGGGAAGGATATTCTGAAGTTCAAGTGCGAAGATGATTTTCCCACGCTGGAACCCGAAGATAAACTCCAGGTTTACAAGCAGTTGAGCTCAACGGGAGCAGTGAAAATGGCACTAAATCAAGCAATCAATGGAGCGACCCTGGATCCCAGTATACCCGGCGGAGAGCATACCCTCAATGTCCCCAAAGATAACAGACCCCGGGAAGATACCACGCTCATCTACTATTGCTGGAAGAAACAAAGCGCTGAATCCCATAGTCTCCGCACTGTGGATGAGAagccccccgcggcggctccgcatTGCAAAGTGACTGTCACCGTCAGTGGCACCTCTCCACAGAGTAGCGCCGAGCAGGAACGTCCACCTCCATCTGAAGGTGAAAATGAAAACCACAGTAGCTTTCCCCCGAACGACATCTACAGGTGCGCTGCCGGGGAACCAACAGAAACTACGGTGTCAGAACCGAACTCGGAAGTGAAGATGAAATGCGCCGATGAATTCACCTTCCAGCCAACTGAGACATCCGAAGCATTTGATGGCGAATGCGCAAGTATAAAGTCTCTGGCCGAACTTGTTCCCGGGGCTGAGAGGAAGGATGGACACGGCATTCACTCTCTGCGAATTCCGAGTCTGCCCGAGGGCTCTGAATCCAAGGCTCTCTGCTACCAGTGCCAACCCGCAAGCAACGTGGAAGCAAAGAAGGATGAGAAGAGCTGCCAGTTCAAAATTAGAGTGAAACCTACTGCCGCAGCTGACTCGAGTGCCGGTAGGGGCGTGAGCGGTCACTCGACTTTGTTTTTGGCAGGTGCGGTTGTTGCAGCTGGTTTCGCGACTGCATCGGAGTGA
- a CDS encoding SAG-related sequence (encoded by transcript BESB_038410), which yields MPRLNARSAGFAAVVLAVCSLTGIGVSSRDITEPQVENNVCEEDTIDITLPIHRNNVTFQCFEDFPIIDPAKPEDVYKDVSHSESGTTDKLASLLPRATLTGDGDHSYTVMAPVRLDKDVTLVYVCRRAGEAGEVTLHSPLVTNSGKCVVTITVKGTGEKPVTCSPGEDTEIMISSPESTVKMKCPPKLAFEPRDSSSVFDNKDGKCNTAEALSALIPGAARSDADNEFALTVSRLPSGSEARALCYRCASSATPASGVTTQECTFRITVEPTDAVESGGQSVQDAAAAFLSMSVALWLQSQM from the coding sequence ATGCCTCGTTTAAATGCTAGATCGGCGGGGTTCGCGGCGGTCGTGCTTGCCGTCTGTTCGCTGACGGGAATCGGTGTTAGCTCACGGGACATCACAGAACCGCAAGTGGAGAACAACGTTTGCGAGGAGGACACCATTGACATCACGTTGCCAATTCACCGAAACAATGTCACTTTTCAATGCTTTGAAGACTTTCCTATTATTGACCCGGCAAAGCCCGAAGATGTGTACAAGGACGTGTCTCATTCAGAATCCGGCACTACGGACAAACTGGCCTCGCTACTTCCAAGGGCTACTCTGACAGGTGACGGTGATCACAGCTACACTGTCATGGCGCCGGTAAGGCTCGATAAAGACGTCACGCTCGTCTATGTTTGTagacgcgcgggcgaggctggCGAAGTTACGCTGCACAGTCCCTTAGTGACGAACTCCGGCAAGTGCGTGGTAACTATCACAGTCAAAGGCACCGGGGAAAAGCCCGTCACGTGCTCTCCTGGGGAAGACACGGAAATTATGATTTCCAGTCCAGAGTCAACAGTGAAGATGAAGTGCCCTCCAAAACTTGCGTTCGAGCCCCGGGATTCATCCAGTGTGTTCGACAACAAAGACGGCAAATGCAATACAGCGGAGGCACTAAGTGCCCTCAtccccggcgcggcgcggagcgatGCGGATAACGAGTTTGCTCTGACTGTGTCACGTCTTCCCTCTGGTTCTGAAGCGAGAGCCTTATGCTATCGatgcgcctcctcagccacACCAGCGTCTGGGGTGACTACACAGGAATGCACATTCCGTATTACCGTAGAACCGACGGATGCAGTAGAGTCCGGTGGTCAAAGCGTACAggatgcagcagctgccttTCTCTCGATGAGCGTGGCGCTGTGGCTGCAGTCGCAAATGTGA
- a CDS encoding radical SAM methylthiotransferase, MiaB/RimO family protein (encoded by transcript BESB_038420) produces MSLPSTPSPVAAPAEAQGDVAALSAVAVGASSLLSSSALSSARSWPFPALALAAAIGVGCTVGCVVYASRVFGRRRHCLFGGSAEAVEEKADEQEGKKTRASAASKEMQATPGDGVASACCGRGRCAEATPCGGGNGESGCCGGGEHGCGCEARAEDAEAARDGEESEYDLEDLHSSDEDRNEAFERTRRPYIHPAQRVKQLKRATEKKRTGGGGAEAANADGGATGRHATSPEGEGGKDFFQPGKKQKIYVKTFGCAHNQSDSEYMMGVLDAAGYVFVPRMEEADLCLINSCTVKSPSEFALYSVIQEALQVEVPSAAVVRAQQRAKAARNAAEASGACGEECCGNKNDDGVGCGGSEGAEEDACGSAACACASESAANAPGEKKEAEAERAANGAGDAKAKSSHTARRRPIPCVVAGCVPHGIGGEVRDGAKKKASKQAGGEGARANGRGKRQAEQRDLIKDCSVVGVNAIDRIVEVVEEALKGNVVQLGGKRKLPSLDLPKIRRNALVEIVPISTGCLGSCTYCKTKHARGELGSYTEEAIESRIETALAEGVKQVWLTSEDSGAYGLDRGSSLTALLSRLLHGPFDRRKDPSIMLRVGMANPPFLLQQLKKAVQVFAHPNVFEFLHLPLQSGSNNVLLAMNREYTAEQFEVVVRTLLEHFPRMTIATDIICGFPGETDEDHQRTLDIIKKFKFPVVNISQFYPRPGTVAAAMKQLSSQVVKRRSREITALFESYTCYDWMLHTTQMVWFTSTSEKSPHTVGQTKQYVKVLTPRDDSLLGTCCLMHITAVEKWHVVAVRAEPTGNASSKLTA; encoded by the exons ATGTCGCTGCCCTCCACCCCGtcgccggtcgcggcgccggcggaggcgcagggcgacgtCGCTGCGCTGTCGGCTGTGGCTGtcggcgcttcttcgcttctctcctcgtcggcgcttTCCAGCGCACGCTCGTGGCCATTTcctgccctcgccctcgccgcagcgatCGGCGTCGGCTGCACGGTCGGGTGCGTCGTGTacgcctcgcgcgttttCGGCCGCCGGAGACACTGTCTCTTCGGGGGCTCCGCCGAGGCCgtggaggagaaggcggacgaGCAGGAAGgcaagaagacgcgcgcgtccgcggcctcgaaggAGATGCAGGCGACCCCAGGGGACGGGGTggcgagcgcctgctgcgggcggggccggtgcgcagaggcgacgccgtgTGGCGGCGGAAACGGCGAGAGCGGATGCTGCGGAGGAGGTGAACatggctgcggctgcgaggctcgggcggaggacgcagaggccgccagagacggcgaagagagtgAGTACGATCTGGAAGATCTGCATTCAAGCGACGAAGACAGAAACGAGGCCTTCGAGCGGACTCGCCGGCCTTACATCCACCCCGCGCAGCGAGTGAAGCAGCTCAAgcgcgcgacggagaagaagcgaaccggaggaggaggcgcagaggcggcaaacgcagacggcggcgcgacgggcaGGCACGCGACCTCCCcagagggggagggaggaaaGGACTTTTTCCAACCtggaaaaaaacaaaaaatcTACGTCAAAACGTTCGGCTGCGCGCACAACCAGTCGGACTCCGAATACATGA TGGGCGTgctggacgcggcgggcTACGTGTTTGTGCCGCGCATGGAGGAGGCGGATCTCTGCCTGATTAACTCATGCACAGTGAAGAGTCCGTCGGAGTTCGCCCTATATTCGGTTATCCAAGAGGCACTGCAGGTGGAGgtgccttctgcggcggtcgtgcgcgcccagcagcgcgccAAGGCTGCGCGgaacgccgcagaggcgtcggGAGCGTGCGGCGAGGAGTGCTGCGGCAACAAAAACGATGACGGCGTAGGCTGTGGAGGCAGCGAAGGTGCGGAAGAggacgcctgcggcagcgcggcctgcgcgtgcgcctcggagtctgcggcgaacgcgccgggagagaagaaggaagcggaggcggagagagcggcgaacggcgcgggcgacgcgaaggccaAATCGAGTCacacggcgaggcggcggccgattCCCTGCGTGGTGGCGGGCTGCGTCCCTCACGGCATCGGAGGCGAggtccgcgacggcgcgaagaagaaagcgagcaAGCAGGCAggtggcgaaggcgcgcgcgcgaacggGCGGGGTAAGCGGCAAGCCGAGCAACGCGACCTCATCAAGGACTGCTCAGTCGTGGGCGTCAACGCCATCGACCGAATCGTGGAAGTCGTCGAGGAGGCACTCAAAGGCAACGTCGTTCAACTTGGAGGCAAACGCAA GTTGCCTTCGTTGGACCTGCCGAAGATCCGCCGCAACGCGCTCGTCGAGATCGTGCCGATTTCCACCGGCTGCCTGGGCAGCTGCACATACTGCAAGACCAAGCATGCGCG GGGCGAGTTGGGCAGCTACACGGAAGAAGCGATCGAGAGTCGCATCGAGACTGCACTCGCCGAAGGCGTCAAGCAGGTGTGGCTCACTTCGGAAGACTCAG GCGCCTACGGGCTAGACCGCGGAAGCAGCTTGACGGCGTTGCTCTCACGGCTGCTGCACGGCCCCTTCGACCGGCGAAAGGATCCGTCGATTATGCTCCGCGTCGGCATGGCGAACCCCCCGTTCCTGCTTCAGCAGCTCAAGAAAGCCGTTCAGGTCTTTGCGCACCCCAACGTCTTCGAGTTCCTCCACCTGCCTCTCCAGTCCGGCAGCAACAACGTCCTCCTCGCCATG AATCGCGAATACACAGCGGAGCAGTTCGAAGTCGTCGTGCGAACGCTGCTGGAGCACTTCCCGCGAATGACGATTGCCACCGACATCATCTGCGGGTTCCCTGGAGAGACCGACGAGGATCACCAGAGAACGCTCGACATCATCAAGAAATTCAAGTTCCCC GTGGTAAACATCTCCCAGTTCTATCCTCGCCCCGGCACGGTGGCCGCGGCGATGAAGCAGCTGTCCTCTCAGGTTGTGAAGCGACGAAGTCGAGAGATCACCGCACTCTTTGAAAGCTACACGTGCTACGACTGGATGCTGCACACGACGCAAATG GTGTGGTTTACCTCCACCTCGGAGAAGAGTCCGCACACCGTCGGGCAGACGAAGCAGTACGTGAAGGTCTTGACGCCGAG GGATGATTCACTTCTCGGAACGTGCTGCCTGATGCACATCACCGCCGTCGAAAAGTGGCACGTCGTTGCTGTGCGGGCGGAGCCCACCGGCAACGCAAGCTCGAAACTGACTGCGTGA
- a CDS encoding zinc finger, C3HC4 type (RING finger) domain-containing protein (encoded by transcript BESB_038430) has product MPSLTAGGLPSAAAPRSGAQRVEAERRASAGGAERGSCECPRDQEAERLAKKPRLDQGPLRSSPHTATGSPHSPAAAESRAPAGAAASSSSGSASLPACVVTPGPSSAAASSLEPRDVCENFESEEGMDVRFPLRALESNFRCRLCSGYFREVVTVKDCLHSFCKHCLYRRAEKGELEETCCPRCEEKLAHPNGSEARHTLVRISASAVAEAGGSLGASASSALGAGSAGNVSAGVFSSGPASGAPAATAPVLFDRAVQNLIDKLFPQFSREEALEKEELRRFLLGEPAYDLAAAEAAAASAWESDAHARAPSTSPSGPEGQRPADAPFALLGESPRGTPTNLASCPWPSSLASSPSPSAGSPAGKTETPGARPIGVSSPWGPHEGLSPRGETGASVGSWGRKGAREEERGEEGQSVVAVVEPSREEVLEELVKGTLPLFDEEETLAVALLPDQMQAVALLSHLQSLSASLPPREPRGDPEAKPQPGATGDAGRSSEEPRGGGRRDREGPAQGGMTDEVSGAGEKSVFAAIEGLRRRLEDTRLAELRRRDAAASASQAGAPASSGVPSSLWPVQLPALRQGYLRVNRRMPVMHLLRYLAVQLLALFRSTAETDGRRESGESKRGGASEAPDGNRRTVEASPSAASRSPPAAVGPVSRSLLAELESSLELTLEGSVVGRSHTLQFLCKARRLAFSGKCLLLAYQWNAQAETRRIQDALDLLKRR; this is encoded by the exons ATGCCGTCGCTGACCGCTGGCGGCCttccgtctgcggcggctccgcggtcTGGCGCGCAACGCGTGGAGGCAGAacggcgcgcgtccgctggaggtgcagagagaggaagctgcgAATGTCCGCGCGACCAGGAagccgagcgcctcgcgaagaagccgcggttGGACCAGGGCCCCCTACGCAGCTCGCCCCACACGGCGACAGGGTCTCCCcactcgccggcggccgcggagtcTCGAGccccagcgggcgccgctgcgtcgagTTCCTccggctccgcctccttgCCTGCTTGCGTGGTGACCCCGGggccttcttccgctgccgcctcgtcgcttgAGCCGCGCGACGTCTGCGAGAACTTtgagagcgaggaaggcatGGACGTGCGgtttccgctgcgcgcgctggagagcaactttcgctgccgcctaTGCTCAGGCTACTTCCGCGAAGTCGTCACCGTGAAAGACTGTCTCCACTCCTTCTGCAAACACTGCCTATACAGACGCGCTGAAAAGGGCGAACTCGAGGAGACGTGCTGTCcgcgctgcgaagaaaaacTCGCCCATCCCAACG GGAGTGAGGCGCGACACACGTTGGTTCGAATTTCGGCGTCCGCAGTTGCAGAGGCTGGCGGGAGCCTGGgtgcctcggcgtcctcggccCTGGGGGCGGGGTCGGCGGGGAATGTCTCCGCGGGTGTCTTCTCTTCGGGCCCCGCCTCCGGAGCCccagccgcgaccgcgcccgtGCTCTTCGACCGCGCGGTGCAGAACTTGATTGACAAGCTCTTTCCGCAGTTTTCCCGAGAAGAGGCCTtagagaaggaggagctgcggcgaTTCCTCCTCGGTGAGCCAGCATACGAcctcgcagcggcagaagcagccgccgccagcgcctgggaaagcgacgcgcacgcgcgggctCCATCGACCTCGCCGTCTGGACCTGAGGGACAGCGaccggcagacgcgccgtTTGCACTCCTAGGTGAGTCGCCTCGAGGCACGCCGACGAATCTGGCGTCGTGTCCCTGGCCGTCTTCGCTggcttcgtcgccctctccgtcCGCTGGTTCCCCCGCCGGCAAGACGGAGACACCTGGGGCGCGCCCCATAggtgtctcttcgccctGGGGCCCGCACGAGGGGCTGTCCCCGCGGGGGGAGACGGGGGCGAGTGTGGGGTCGTGGGGGCGCaagggcgcgcgagaggaggagcgcggcgaggaggggcaGAGCGTGGTAGCCGTCGTGGAGCCCTCCCGTGAAGAAGTCTTGGAGGAACTAGTCAAAGGAACGCTGCCCCTCttcgacgaagaagagacgctggcggtggcgctgctgccggatCAGATGCAGGCGGTGGCGCTGCTCTCGCACCTCCAGTCCCTCTCTGCCTCACTACCCCCACGCGAGCCGAGAGGAGACcccgaggcgaagccgcagcccGGCGCGACGGGCGACGCCGGTAGGTCATCTGAGGAGCCCCGCGGAGGTGGtaggcgcgaccgcgaaggGCCTGCGCAGGGGGGCATGACGGACGAGGTGTCGGGCGCCGGAGAGAAgtccgtcttcgccgccattgaagggctgcggcggcgactggAGGACACGAGACTGGCGGAactccgcagacgcgacgcggcggcgtcggcctcACAAGCTGGCGCCCCGGCTTCCTCCGGCGTGCCTTCGTCCCTCTGGCCTGTccagctgccggcgctgcggcaggggTACCTCCGCGTGAACCGCCGAATGCCTGTCATGCATTTGCTTCGCTACTTGGCTGttcagctgctggcgctcttCCGCTCCACGGCGGAGACCGACggccggcgagagagcggagaatcgaaacgcggaggcgcctcggAGGCGCCCGACGGGAACCGACGCACTGTCGAGGCGTctccgtccgcggcgtcgcgttcGCCCCCTGCCGCCGTGGGGCCGGTTTCGCGCAGTCTGCTGGCTGAGTTGGAGAGCTCACTGGAGCTCACGCTGGAAGGGAGCGTGGTTGGGCGGAGTCACACGCTGCAGTTTCTATGTaaggcccgccgcctcgccttctccggcaaatgtctccttctcgcgtACCAGTGGAAtgcgcaggcagagacgcggcgcatTCAAGACGCGCTCGACTTGCTCAAGCGCAGATAA